Part of the Lepeophtheirus salmonis unplaced genomic scaffold, UVic_Lsal_1.4 unplaced_contig_11_pilon___fragment_2___debris, whole genome shotgun sequence genome is shown below.
AAACCCTCGTCATGTTGGACGATCAGGGAGAACAATTGGAAAAATTTGAGTCTGGGATGGATAACATTAATTCAGATATGAGACTCGCTGAGCAAGCACTTCGATCCATGGATTTACTTTGTGGAATCTTCCCaaagttttggaaaaagagTGGGGGATTCAAGGAGGATGACGCTGTTTGGGGAGACCAAAAAGTGAGTCACGTGAttgtgtttattataatttatgctaTGACGCCCAATAAGTTTGATTCAAAATCCTCCCTTTCTTGCAGCAAGTTGGTGGAAGTGCGCCACCGCCCCCTGGAGTGGAGATACCCAATGGAGCCTTTGTGGCTAAAATCACTAATGATGCACGTGAAGATGAGATGGAAGAAAATATGGAACAGGTTAGCTCTATGATTGGAAATTTACGTAACATGGCTAATGATATGGGCGGTGAATTATCAAACCAAAATGCTCAGCTCGATAGGATTAACGTTAAAGCAGGATCTGATATTACGAGGGTTAAAATGGCGAATGATAAGGCTCGATCTCTCATGAAATAGATAATTAGCATTCATTGCATTATTTGTTACTTACTTGCGTCATATCCTTTGttacaaaatatcttattcGAAGAGCCGACGACCTTTTAATGTCAATGGCTACACaacattttctacattttttttttttaaattgaaatttcattagAATTATTATCAAGTCCGTAAAGTTGTTGATTCatctttttttcccctcctctATCAATCTTATTATACCATAATTACTGctatgttttaaaaaacacagaaaaaaatactcaaaagtaTTCTATGGGAAAATTATCTTTCCTTATCTTAAGAATTATTTCCCTAAAAGCTTTCTCATAGTACTCCAttgcaaaatgtatttatttttatatattaattaattattatatcgcATTCATGCTCCTTACCCCAAattttctaatgattttttttttttttttttttgtagaaatattcaaaatgtacaAATTCTTATacatctctctctttctttcttaaaattcaaattaaatattgtgatatacatacattccaTTTTCCTGATCAATCCACTCTCGAACCCTCATTCTAATTACTCAAGAGAGTGATCATCCTTTTGTTGATAAATAGTATTCAAAactaatgtataattattacaaaaaatgccTTATGAAACCGGTTTTTACAATgtctttttataatatcttaaaaGAGACGagaaaattttggattttttcttagGTCCATAGACCAATTATTACTACTACTACCAAAACTTTTCTCGTCTTTGATTTATTTCCTCAACTATTTCCATTCTAATTGATTACTTTTGCTCTTATACACACAGTCAAACCTGGTTTAAGCATGTATTTGTACCGAAAGGCACTATCCAGTTTTCAAATGTGTAAATgctacaacaacaaaaaagaaactacATGGTCCAGTTTTTCTTATCTGACCGCATAATGCAGGTTTGACTACATGTATATCACCCATTCAATACAAATCATTTGAAGTGCTAAAATGAGACAATTgtcatattcataattatattattcatcacttttttaaaCTGCTTCTTGCTCAAACTCATTTAGTTCTTGTCTCTATGAAAACATGTGCTGTGACTTCATGaactattattttacttaattaattaaatacactaACTTAATTATActaaaccattatttttttttcttgctcaatatgtatacgtatatttatatagatatactttttataattataagtcttattataaaaataaaatataaaaaacataaatttttccattttttatggcTACATAAAATGttcagaggcgtccgcagggggtaggCTGGAGTAGCATtcaccccaaaaaataaaagaattttgtttcttactgtacaatttgaaatttaatttgactaattttttttccaaaaaaaataattttttgttaaatgctatggatttttgagaaaaaatttcaaaaattaaatatttgatttcttttttaaatttataaatgaaattatttttcgaaaaattatatgactgaaatttaatttttaaactttttttttccaaaaatttaattttagaaatctttttaaaaaaaaaacaattttttgtaaatagctggggattttgaattttttcccggaaaaatttaactttaattataatctGTGAAGAGCTgtagatatttgattttttttttcaaaaaattatatttttgataatatctacagatttttgaaaatccat
Proteins encoded:
- the LOC121120595 gene encoding synaptosomal-associated protein 25-like; this encodes MSKQPQQQEEEPPVLTELESLQLKCNDITDTSLESTRRMKNMCEEAKDCGIKTLVMLDDQGEQLEKFESGMDNINSDMRLAEQALRSMDLLCGIFPKFWKKSGGFKEDDAVWGDQKQVGGSAPPPPGVEIPNGAFVAKITNDAREDEMEENMEQVSSMIGNLRNMANDMGGELSNQNAQLDRINVKAGSDITRVKMANDKARSLMK